One Planctomycetota bacterium genomic window carries:
- a CDS encoding DUF4026 domain-containing protein, whose protein sequence is MFEFLRRENPSIGTVFFRGNLVPRAEEFDFMRRHGVEITPRANNSPASWVLTLRHAKWGEATMICGQDQPPFDPMFIDYQNGLTDAEKGEAKAAGKGVSFSVPAARKNVLRDRKNLLKFMASAMGRDAVVALDHLSTLFWTREMLKEELSHDADLDIAAIFAIHAVCDDTNAESPRASWIHTHGLGELGAFDFDIVRPSKEFSADCSGFVSAMAQAVLEGAVKPDTPEFMIAHPGGVVRMVPAADFDREAPPEDVALRGGGNEPGHTDARSVLCEPAKRGLMSRMLGKGGGVRPSRFCSEGSLEGVVLRISSAATDLMSARAAATTGVFRAFLEEFREFELPALVKMGYPTDAEGEGGREHLWFEVHEVFDDGVDATLVNQPHDIASMRQGQRGRHPFTRLTDWTIMSPFGAITPSGLSNARVLRQNAPMLREMLAKARDQGRGA, encoded by the coding sequence GTGTTCGAGTTCCTGCGCAGGGAAAATCCGTCGATCGGGACCGTCTTCTTCCGCGGCAACCTCGTGCCCCGGGCCGAGGAGTTCGATTTCATGCGCCGGCACGGCGTGGAGATCACGCCCCGCGCGAACAACTCGCCCGCGAGCTGGGTCCTCACGCTCCGCCACGCGAAGTGGGGCGAGGCGACGATGATCTGCGGGCAGGACCAGCCCCCGTTTGACCCCATGTTCATCGACTACCAGAACGGGCTGACGGACGCGGAGAAGGGCGAGGCCAAGGCCGCGGGCAAGGGCGTGTCGTTCAGCGTTCCCGCGGCCCGCAAGAACGTGCTGCGCGACCGCAAGAACCTGCTGAAGTTCATGGCGTCGGCGATGGGGCGCGACGCGGTGGTCGCGCTCGACCACCTGTCCACGCTGTTCTGGACGCGCGAGATGCTGAAAGAGGAGCTGTCGCACGACGCCGACCTCGACATCGCCGCGATCTTCGCGATCCACGCCGTGTGCGACGACACCAACGCCGAATCGCCCCGCGCGTCGTGGATCCACACGCACGGGCTGGGCGAGCTGGGCGCGTTCGACTTTGACATCGTGCGCCCGAGCAAGGAGTTCAGCGCCGACTGCTCCGGGTTCGTCAGCGCCATGGCCCAGGCGGTCCTCGAGGGCGCGGTGAAGCCGGACACGCCCGAGTTCATGATCGCCCACCCCGGGGGCGTCGTCCGGATGGTGCCCGCGGCGGACTTCGACCGCGAGGCCCCGCCCGAGGACGTCGCGCTGCGGGGCGGCGGGAACGAGCCCGGGCACACCGACGCGCGCAGCGTGCTGTGCGAGCCGGCGAAGCGCGGCCTGATGTCGCGCATGCTGGGCAAGGGCGGCGGGGTGCGCCCGTCGCGCTTCTGCTCGGAGGGCTCGCTCGAGGGCGTCGTGCTCCGGATCTCCTCCGCCGCCACCGATCTCATGAGCGCCCGCGCCGCGGCGACCACGGGGGTCTTCCGCGCGTTCCTCGAGGAGTTCCGCGAGTTCGAGCTGCCCGCGCTCGTCAAGATGGGCTACCCGACCGACGCCGAGGGCGAGGGCGGGCGCGAGCACCTGTGGTTCGAGGTGCACGAGGTCTTCGACGACGGCGTGGACGCGACGCTCGTGAACCAGCCGCACGACATCGCGTCGATGCGCCAGGGCCAGCGCGGGCGCCATCCCTTCACGCGCCTCACCGACTGGA
- the dnaX gene encoding DNA polymerase III subunit gamma/tau has product MTYTALARRYRSQQFDEVVGQEPIARTLRNAIASGRVAHAYLFTGTRGVGKTTMARLFAKALNGGSPEVDAAIMSGQDTDTVEIDAASNTGVDNVRELIANAAYRPLRGKYKVYIIDEVHMLSTQAFNALLKTMEEPPEHVKFILCTTDAQKVPATIQSRCQRFDFRNIPAAQIAEHLGQVARAEGAAADPELLHQVARLGNGSMRDALSLLDRLLAGGDKKLTLTLLEELLGLPDRELIGQLIDALGAGDPGVALARADDLLRKGASVDVLFDALLLRLRDLMVLAACGGATPLVELSDAARSEELARARPFDVAGIIHMIALCENVQRAAKGSSVPRALLDALVVRLAMTDRVADATAIVAGKAQEQPAKKR; this is encoded by the coding sequence ATGACGTACACCGCCCTCGCCCGACGCTATCGCTCGCAGCAGTTCGACGAGGTGGTGGGGCAGGAGCCCATCGCCCGCACGCTCCGCAACGCCATCGCCTCGGGACGGGTGGCCCACGCGTACCTCTTCACGGGCACGCGGGGCGTGGGCAAGACGACCATGGCCCGCCTCTTCGCCAAGGCGCTCAACGGGGGCTCGCCCGAGGTCGACGCCGCCATCATGAGCGGGCAGGACACCGACACCGTCGAGATCGACGCCGCCAGCAACACGGGCGTCGACAACGTCCGCGAACTCATCGCCAACGCCGCGTACCGACCGCTGCGGGGCAAGTACAAGGTCTACATCATCGACGAGGTGCACATGCTCTCGACGCAGGCGTTCAACGCCCTGCTCAAGACCATGGAAGAGCCCCCCGAGCACGTCAAGTTCATCCTCTGCACCACCGACGCTCAGAAGGTGCCCGCCACCATCCAGTCGCGCTGCCAGCGCTTCGACTTCCGCAACATTCCCGCGGCCCAGATCGCCGAGCACCTCGGCCAGGTCGCCCGCGCCGAGGGCGCCGCCGCCGACCCCGAACTCCTCCACCAGGTCGCGCGCCTCGGCAACGGCTCCATGCGCGACGCCCTCAGCCTCCTCGACCGCCTCCTCGCCGGGGGCGACAAGAAACTCACCCTCACGCTGCTCGAAGAGCTCCTGGGCCTGCCCGACCGCGAACTCATCGGCCAACTGATCGACGCGCTGGGCGCGGGCGATCCCGGCGTCGCCCTCGCCCGCGCCGACGACCTCCTCCGCAAGGGCGCGTCCGTCGACGTCCTCTTCGACGCCCTGCTGCTGCGCCTGCGCGACCTCATGGTCCTGGCGGCGTGCGGCGGGGCGACCCCGCTCGTCGAGCTCTCCGACGCCGCCCGAAGCGAAGAACTCGCGCGCGCGCGCCCCTTCGACGTCGCCGGGATCATCCACATGATCGCGCTCTGCGAGAACGTCCAGCGCGCCGCCAAGGGCTCCAGCGTGCCCAGAGCGCTCCTCGACGCCCTCGTCGTGCGCCTCGCCATGACCGACCGCGTCGCCGACGCCA